Genomic window (Chondrocystis sp. NIES-4102):
TATCGGACTACCCGATAGGAATGGGTTTGAAGTCCTAGAGGAATTGCGCGGACAGGGGGTTAGCTTTCCTATTATTATGTTAACTGGTTATGATGATGTGCAGGATAAGATAGCAGGATTAAAAGGTGGCGCGGATGATTATATGACTAAGCCTTTTAGTTTTGAGGAATTATTAGCGCGAATTGAAGTAAGATTACGTGATAGAACTAAAAATACTACGCAAGATGAAGGTGTAATTAGAGTCGGACAAGTAACCTTAGACTTATTAACCCGTAAAGCTAAAATTGGCGATCGCGAAGTAGAATTACCTGCGCGTGAATTTATTATGGCAGAAGTATTTCTACGCCACCCAGGACAAGTAATGTCTCGTCAGCAATTATTGGATTTGGTTTGGGGTTACGATTATGATCCTGGTTCTAATATTGTTGATGTTTATGTGGGGTATTTAAGAAAAAAATTAGGTACACAAATAATTGAAACCGTTAGGGGTATGGGTTATCGTCTACGAACATGAGAAAATTCTCATCTAATCTTCAGGTTTTCTCAAAAAAAATCAGAGATAATTGGTAGAAGAAAATATAACTTTTTTATCTAATTAATTCTATTTAAATATTAAATTAGCAATCGCAGTTTTCAAAAACAATACTTCTATGACAATGCTAGCTTGGGATCTAACCTTAATCTAAAATTATGAATCGCATATTAATTGCAGAAGATGAATCTCGTGTTGCTGCTTTTATCGCCAAGGGATTACAAAAGAATAATTTTACTACTGTTGTAGCAGAAGATGGTCAGCAAGCTTTAGAAGTGGTTACTAGTGAAACTGTCGATTTAGTGCTGCTAGACTTAGGAATGCCTATTAAAAACGGTTGGGAAGTTCTCGACGAATTACACCAGCGAGGTTTAAAGTTACCCGTTATAATTATTACTGCTTATGATGATGAGCAAAACAAAGTCTTAGCCATACAAAAAGGTGCTAGTGATTATCTTACTAAACCTTTTCAATTTAAAGAACTATTAACTAAAGTGCGATCGCATTTGTGGAGTTTCGCCTCACCCCAATTACCTAATAGCTAGTTACTAATTAATCCCATCCTGAAGCCAATAACAACCTTTATTTATCTAAATACATGAGCGTTAAAGTTTCTTTTCTCCCAGACAATATTACCATCGAAGCCCAACCAGGAGAACCAATGTTACAAGTAGCAGAACGGGCAGGAGTATTTATTGCTACAGGTTGTCTGATGGGTTCTTGTCATGCTTGTGAAGTTGAATTAGGTAGTGGAGAAGCTGTATGTGCTTGCATTAGTTCTATTCCAGAAACTGAACCAGAATTAGTTATTAATATCTATGAAGATATTTCTTGGTAGCTGAATCGAGGTATGATTTAAAAAATTTAACGCTATATAAGCAGATTAATTAAAAAGCTAATAGCTGATAGCGTATTGCTACGAATAGATTACTTTTCGGTTTCATACTTAAAATTAGCAACGCCATTAAATTAAATGCCACGCCATAATATCGCTAAATAAATTTTGATACCCAGTAACATTAGGATGTAAACCGTCATCTCCTAATTGGGTATTAATCCACTCTACACCCCTTGATAACCAAAGATCAAAAATATCCAGGTAGGGAATATTTCTCTGTTGACAAGCCTGTAAAGTGGCCTCTTTATAACGATACTGATCAAAATGATTGTAATAAAGACAACCTAAGAATGGCATTTTCGCTTCATTTACAGGGGGCATTCCAATAAATAAGACAGGGGAAAGACTAAGGGCAAGATCGAGAAGATAAGCAAGCTGATATTTAAATTCTTCAAAGTCTGTATATAGTCTGCCGTCTTTTTTACCAATACGCGCCGAATCATTTAACCCAACAGAAAGTAAAATTAAATCTGGGGCATGATTACGCAGTTCACCCCGACAAGTAAATTCTTGTTCTAAACGTTGAGTGACTTGTTGTACGCGATCGCCTCTTACTCCTAAATTATATAATATATGTCCTTCGCCATCGGGAGACATCCACTGACGACGTAATCTTTCTACCCATCCACCGCCAACAAAATCTCCGAAACCATAGACTAAACTATCTCCTAAAGCGATAACTTTTAGGGGCTGTTTACGTTGTAATTTGGTTTTTAAAATCTGATTATTACTACTAGTAAAGGCGGAATTAGGAGTCAAAATTGTGTGCATGAATAATAAAAATTAAAAATATTAAAGAAAATTATGAAGCTAAATTTATATTTAGCAATAATAATACATAATTACAGTTATATACCAATTAAATCAAGAGTATAGCTGATCCCAATTTCAACGCCCAATAAAATTTTGAGTAGAAGGATTTTAATTTTGTACGACAACACAGCCAAAAAATAGAAAAATTAAAATCAAAGTAAAATCACAGATAAATCTCAAAATAATGTTAATTTTAATCAGTAATTTGGGCAAGATAACAGTGTAAACGCTGAAATTGCTGATAAATAGACTGATGAACTTGATCAGAGTTTTAACTATTGCAAATAATGGCTTTCAAGAAGTAGTGCGCGATCGCATTCTCTATTTTCTTGGGTTTTTCACCTTACTATTAATACTAGCTCAAAGAATAATACCCGAAATAGCTGCGGGGACTCATGAGAAAATACTCTTAGATTTTGGCATAGGCGCGATCGCCATTTTAAGTGTTGTGATTGCTATTTTTGTAGGTACAGCCTTAATTAATAAGGAAATAGAGAAACGTACCTTACTGATGTTAATTCCCAAACCCATCAGTCGTGCCGAACTTATTCTAGGTAAACACTTAGGATTAACAGGGGTTTTAGCAGTTATGCTAGTAATTATGATGGGAATTTATTTAGGTATGCTGAGTATATCTAAGATTGAATATCCTACAGTAGCCTTACTTATCGCAGGTGCTTATCTTCTGTTAGAATTATCCCTCATTGTGGCAGTGGCGATATTATTTGGGGTGTTTACCAGTTCAATTTTGGCTACATTACTAAGTTTTGGAGTCTATTTAATGGGACACTTTAGTGAAGATTTAGTTGAATTAGGTAAACTCAGTAAGAATGCTAGCATTGAAAGTTTAACTACCAGTCTTTATCTAGTATTACCAAATCTCTCTAGGTTAGACTTAAAAAATGATGCGGTTTATGGATTATTACCTAGTCCCCCAGAACTTATAAACCACGCCCTATATGGTTTACTCTATACAGCTTTGCTCTTAATTATCTCTATGATGGTCTTTGCCCAAAAAGAATTTTAAGCTAAATAATACCTGATAAACTATAATTTAAAATCAACAAACAGATGTAACAATGGTCAAAAAATCCAAAAAATTACAATAGTTAAGGTCTCTAAATAAATGCGGTTTTGATTAAGATTTTTTAGTAAATTATAAGTATACTCAGCAAAAAAACTAAAAATTGAGCGATATCAAAAAAATGCTGGTTAGCACAACCGCCTAATATACGTTAAAATCTTAGGAAGTTTGATAAGTCTATGTCTGACAGTTCTGGGTCAATTTTGCAGCTACAACCAAAAATAATGGTACTCAGTAACGTAAAACTTCTTATCGTTACCAGTAAAGTTCTCGATTGTATGGCGATCGCTACAACCTTAGAGGCAGGAGGTATTAATTTTACCTACGATCTGATTGCAACCCAAGAACTAAGCGGTAATTTACCTCGTCAGAAGTATAACGCAATTTTATATAATTATGCAGCAATCGTTACCGAGACTGGGGTTAATTCCCTGAGTGAAAAATTACAATGGTGGTGTCATCTTTACCCCCACACCCCTTTAATTTTAATTACAGATACTTTAGGTGATGAACAAGCAGTAGAATTAATTCAGTCTGGAGTTAATGGGTATGTGTTGCGAGAAAACCTAGATAAATTACCAGAAGTTCTACAAAAGACTATTATAAATTTTATTAGCAATCAAACTGTTATCGCTGCTCAACAAGATCTAATTAAGCAACAGCAAGAAAAAATTGCCCAACTAGAAGCAGAAAAACAAACTTGGTTAGCACAACAACAAGCCAAGCAAGAATATATTTCCCATCTAAATCATGAGTTGCGTAGCCCGATATCTTCAATTATTAGCTTTGCAACCATGCTTAAAGAACAGTACTATGGTCGTCTAAATACCAAACAAATGCAATATGTCACCCTGCTACATAACGTTGGCAAGCATATGTTGGATTTAGTTAATAATTATCTAGACTTAGTTAAAATCGACGCAAACAAACAAAGTTTAGAATTAGAAAGATTAGCCGTAGAAGAAGTTTGTCAAGCAGCTTTATTTATGGTAGCCGAAAAAGCCAATCAAAAAGGATTACAACTAAATTTTAAATTGGCAGAAAATATAGACTTTTGTACGGCTGATTCTTTACGTCTTAAGCAAATATTAGTAAACTTACTCAGCAATGCTATTAAATTCACCGAAAAAGGTTCAATCACCCTACAAGTAACCCTGCAAGGAGAAAGAATTTACTTTGCTGTGAATGATACAGGTATTGGCATTGCTAAAAATAATCTTACTAAACTATTTCAACCCTTCCCTCAGATCACTACCCACCACGAAAGTACAGGTTTAGGTTTAACTTTATCAAAAAAATTAGCCCAACTTCACGGTGGAGATATTACAGTAACTTCAGTGCTTGGTAAGGGTAGCTGTTTTACCCTAGATATACCCCAACATCAATAAAATAAATTAAGCAAGATTGGCTACCATAACAATAGTTAATAATTGCTTAATGGTTAAATCATGAGTCTAGAAAAATTAGAACGAATAAAAAGCATTTTACAGGATATGGAACAGGCGATAATTGCCTATTCTGGGGGAGTCGACAGCACTTTAATTGCTAAAATTGCCTACGATGTTTTAGGCGATCGCGCTTTAGCAGTTACGGCGGTATCCCCTTCCCTCCTACCCGAAGAATTAATTGAGGCTCAAGCTCAAGCAGCAGAAATCGGTATAAAACATGAGTTGGTGGAAACCAAAGAGATGGATAACCCTAACTACACCTCCAACCCCATTAACCGTTGTTACTTCTGTAAAAGTGAACTTCACGACACCCTAAAACCCTTAGCCCTCCAACGTGGCTATCCCTATATAGTTGATGGTGTTAATGCCGATGATCTTACTGACTATCGCCCAGGTATTCAAGCAGCCAAAGAAAGAGGCGCGCGATCGCCCTTAGCTGAAGTAGGTGTTACTAAAGCAGAAGTACGAGCAATTTCTCAAACCCTAGGCTTACCCTGGTGGGATAAACCTGCTCAACCTTGTCTTAGTTCTCGTTTTCCCTATGGCGAAGCAATTACTATCGATAAATTACAACGGGTAGGGCGTGCAGAAATTTATCTACGTCAGTTAGGTTATCAAAATATCCGTGTTCGTTCCCAAGCAGATACAGCAAAAATTGAACTTCAAGCTCAAGATATTCCCCAGTTTGTACAGCAAGTTGATCTATCTCAAGTTGTGAAAACTTTTCAGGATTTAGGTTTTATTTATGTCACCCTCGATTTAGAAGGTTATCGTAGCGGTAAACTCAATCAAGTGCTACAATAAGTATGTATATATAACTCAAATAAATAAACCATCAAGCATATGGCACAAAGACTCAAGCGATGGGAATCTCCGCGCCAGCAAGGGCGAAATAACAAGGGTAGGGGCGGTTCTGCTAGGGCTAGGCAACTACGCAAACGGGAACAAATGCTACGCCAGAAACTCAAAAACAACCACGACGAGCAATCACAACGCCAACTAGAGAGGGAATTATCTCCCTCTTTTTTTTTGCTTATTAGTTATTGATATTATTTTTGTTAAATAGACTGGGTTGATAATGAATTAGTTTTGAGCTTTTAGCTATTAGCTTTAAATTTTTAAATGCTAGATCATAACTGACTCCTACCCCCTACCCCCTACCCACTACCTACTACCCACTACCTACTACCCACTACCTACTACCCACTACCTACTACCTACTACCTCCTGTCTCCTGTCTCCTCCATAAAATCAGTAAAAATATACTAATTTCGATAATCACAAGGAAATTTAGCTATCGTTAAGGGTGGAGAGTGGAAAGTAACCGATTTTATTAATAACCAATTGAGTATCTATGTCGATAGAAATAATCATACCTATTGCTGCCGTAATTATTTTATGGCTACTATTTAGTTGGTCAATCAAAGTCTTTAAAGCCAGTATTACAACGTTATTGGTTATTTTGGCAATCTTGTTTATGTTACAGATTACTTTTGGCATCACTTCCCAACAGATCATACAGGAGATGGTTAATATAGTTAATAACCTCAAGCAGTTGATTTTAGATAAGTAAATCAATAACAATTATTTAAAAACTTCTGCTAAACGCTGATCCCAGATTTGTTGATTTCTTTTCGCATCTTGAATAAAGGGCGACCAACGAATTAAATTAATTAATATATTATTGAGTGCAGAAGCAGGGAAACGTGTAGGTCTAACTATATCCAAAAATAATACAACTCGCAGATCATTACTTTTATTCCAGGCTTCATGCTCATAAGAATCATCAAATACTAAACATTTACCCTCCTCCCAGTGACGTACCTCTTGATCTACCCGAATACCACATTGTTCTTTAGCTTCGGGAACTTTTAAAGCCAGGTGAGCGCGTAAAACACCCTTATAAGGCCCACGATGTGCAGGAATATGTTTACCTGGTAGTAATATGGAAAAAAATGCCGTTTTCAACCCAGGAATTTGCTCAACGATCGCTGTAGTTTGGGGACAATAATTACAATTGCGTCCCATTTTAATACCATAACCATAAAGAAAAAAGGTTTTCCAAAGATTATCGGTAGTTAAAGAGGCTTGATCTGTCGAAATATCCTGAAAATTGGGTAATTGCTCGCTATAGTTTAAGATTACGTCTAATTCTTTCCTGATAACTTCCCAGTTAGATTCTAATAAAGACACCCAGCTAAATTGATCTGGTTCTAAAAAGGGAGTGGTATCAACCAAAGAATAATGGGTTAGGAATTGCTCTAAACCCCAAATAAGATTTTTACCCAGTTTATTAACTATAAATTCTCTCATGACAACCAATTAACTAATAACTCAGTAGTTAAAACATTGTTATAGCTCAAACTAAGATTAATTAAATCCTAAATCAGTCCCAGTACCTGCATGAACTTGAGCAAGTTTTGTATATTTTAAAGCGTGTTCTTTAATTTCTGCTGCTTGATTCTCATTAACCTCTCTGACTTTAGTAGCTGGTACACCCATAACTAGCGATCGCGCCATCACATCTTTTGTCACCACACTTCCAGCACCAACAATACTACCAGCACCTACCCTCACGCCATCTAAAATAATCGCTCCAATGCCAATTAAACAACCAGTTTCGATATAGGCAGAATGAATTACCGCTCGATGTCCAATGGTTACATAGTCTTCAATGATCGTTGGTAAACCTGGATCTCCATGTAAAATTGCCCCATCTTGCACATTACTATATTTACCAACAACAATTTTTTCCACATCTCCTCGCACCACTGCGCTATACCAAACGCTAGAGCCTTCATCTAAAAAGACATTCCCCACAACCGTTGCATTCTTGGCGATAAAAGCGCAATTAGCAATATCCAAAATACCTAATTGATCACAAGAAGATTCATCCATAATTACAATAAGCTCAACTATATCTGAGGATATTCAGACATTTTAAGCCAACTATATGCAGCCGTGTTATAAGGTAAAAGAACAAGACTTATTTTATATGAATTTAAGTTTACAATATCCTGTTTTTGGCCCTGAGATAGTTTGTCCCCATTGCCGACAGACAATACCTGCCCTCACCCTTACAGATACTTATCTCTGTACTCGTCATGGAGCTTTTGAGGCTGATCCCAAATTAAAAGAACTAATTCATTTACCTTCCCAAAGACGTTGGCGACGTTGGGAAAATCAATGGTATCGTCAACATACCCATCCTGATGGAATTCGTTTTGAAATTCACGAGGCTTTAGATACCCTGTATACCGAAGGATATCGTGCGACAAAAGTAATTATTGCTAATCGTTACCGAGATTTAGTAAGTTCTTATTTAGGACATACCCATCCTTGGCGCGAGAAACCAGAGTTTAAATCCCCTAAATTATATGGTTTGCCGATTAGTTTTAGTCCTGAAGATAATCAAGAACCTTGTTGGGAAATAATTAATTTTATCCTAGAAAAAGAGCCTGGCGTTCCTCGTCACTATCCTTATCGTTTTTTATTTGACTAGGGGAATTATCACAAAAATATAATGCACCATGTTTCAATTCGGACAGCCAATATTCATCGAGCGATCGCTTTTTATGAACAATTGGGTTTTACTGTCCAAGAACGTTTTACTACAGGATATACTTTAGCTTGTTGGCTAACTGGGCTTGCAGGGAGAATAGAATTAATTCAAATTCCCGAACCTAAACCTGCTCCTGATGCCTTTAATGATGAACATTACGTAGGTTACTATCACCTGTCTTTCGATTTAACCGATATAACCCCCGACTTAACTGCTTGGGTGGAAGAATTACAACAAAAATTTCTTACTACAGATAATTCCGAACTCCCACCTCTACAAGTATTACTAAAACCCCAACAACAAATGATTGGCGACTATGTATATGAGGTTGCTTTTCTTGCTGATGCGGACGGTTTACCTCTAGAATTTATTCGGGTTTTAAGTAAAAATACAAGTGCTTGGCGTTAACTTTTAGCTTCTTAGTTTATAACTCTGAGCTTCTTAACTCTTAGCTTTACTCGTTACTCGTTACTCGTTACTCCTTCCCCACTGACTCCTGTCTCCTGTCTCCCCTATCCTTTCTCCTGTCTCCTGTCTCCTTTCTCCCAAAATTGTATACTATGGTCTGAACTATACATAGATCCTATAGCTCAATGACCAACGACCAAAAGAAACAATTAGAAACCCAACTTTGGAACATTGCCGACTCGTTGCGAGGTAAAATGAACGCGGATGAGTTTCGGGATTATTGTTTAGGGTTTATTTTTTATAAATATTTGTCTGAGCGTTTGTATCTTTATGCTAATGAGATTTTAAGCGAGGATAAGCTGGATTTTCTGGCAATTGATGAAAATTCTGAGACAGGAAAAGAATATTTAGCAGCAATTAAAGAAGAATGTATCGCGCAGTTGGGTTATTTTCTCAACCCTTCGGAATTATTTAGTTCTTTGGCTAAACGGGCTTTAGGTAATAAGGGGAATGGCGAAGAGATTAACGACAGTGAAATTGAACATTCAACGTTTATTTTAGACGACTTAACCCAAGTATTAGCTAATATAGAGCGATCGACGATGGGAGAAGCCAGCGAGGATGATTTTGATCGCCTGTTTGAGGATTTAGATCTCACTTCTACTAAGTTGGGGCGCACACCAAGAGCGAAAAATACTTTAATAGCTAAGATTTTGGTGCATCTAGATAAGATAGACTTTCGTCTAGAAGATAGTAACAGTGATGTATTGGGAGATGCCTATGAATATTTAATTGGGCAATTTGCTAGTGGGGCTGGGAAAAAAGCAGGGGAGTTTTATACACCTCAACAGGTTTCTGAAGTATTAGCCAAGATAGTTACTACAGGCAAAGATCGGCTCAAGTCGGTTTATGATCCTACCTGTGGATCTGGTTCTTTATTGTTGCGCGTGGCTAAAGAAGTCGATGAGGTGGCGCACTATTACGGACAGGAAATGAACCGTACTACTTATAACCTGGCGCGGATGAATATGATTCTGCACGGGGTACATTATCGTAATTTTGATCTTAAGCAGGAGGATACATTAGAAAGCCCCCAACACCCAGGAAAGAGGTTTGAGGCGGTGGTAGCTAATCCCCCATTTTCCGCACAGTGGAGTGCTAGTAAGCTATTTGAGTCGGATGATCGCTTTAGTCAGTATGGTAAACTCGCCCCTAAATCTAAAGCTGATTTCGCTTTTGTTCAGCATATGCTACATCATCTGGATGATAATGGTACAATGGCGGTGGTTTTACCCCACGGGGTTTTGTTTCGTGGTGCAGCCGAGGGGGATATTAGGCGGTATTTAATTAAAGATCGTAATTGGTTGGATGCGGTGATTGGTTTACCTGCTAACGTTTTTTATGGTACTAGTATACCTACTTGTATCTTAGTGTTTAAGAAGCGTCGGCAATTTGCAGGGGATATATTATTTATCGATGCCAGCGCACATTTTGAAAAAGCGAAGAATCAGAACTATTTACGTCCCCAGGATATCTATAAGATTGTTACTACCTATAGGGAACGATTAATTGAGGATAAATACAGTTATCGGGCAGATTTGGCAGAAATTGCGGAAAATGATTTTAATTTAAATATTCCTCGTTACGTGGATACTTTTGAAGAAGAAAAAGCGATCGATCTACAAGTAGTCTCCATTGCATTAGAAAAAACTCAGGAGATACTAGAAATTGCAGACACAGAGATAAATAAATTCTGTAGAGAGTTAGAGATTCCTACTCCTAAAGGGTGCAATATTAATTTATTACAAGCATATAAAAAGGGAGTGATGCAAAAAATATTCTCCCAACAAATCCGCTTTAAACAAGACGATGGTAAACCCTTTCCTGATTGGCAAAAGAAAAAGCTAGGTGAAGTAGCCAATTTTCATAAAGGAAAAGGAATTTCAAAAGACAATTTAGTGGATTCTGGTAAATTGAAGTGTATTAGATACGCAGAGCTTTATACATCTTACAATGAAGTAATTAATCATGTTTTATCCTCTACCAATTTAGATTCTCACGATTTAATTCTAAGCATAGAAAATGATGTAATAATTCCTTCTTCAGGTGAAACGTCTCTTGAAATAGCTAAGGCTGCTTGTGTCAAAATTTCTGGTGTTGCTTTAGGTGGCGACTTGAATATTCTTCGGACTAAGATAAATGGCTGCTTTTTAGCGCATTATTTAAATTACTATAAGAAGAATGAAATAGCTAGAATCGCTCAAGGTAATACAGTGGTTCATTTATATAATTCTCACTTAAAAACTATCAATATCGAAATTCCAGTAAATAAAGAACAAGAAAAAATTGCTAACTTCCTAACCTCCATCGATAAAAAAATAGATGCAGTAAGCTTACAAATAGAGAAAATCGAAGAGTTTAAAAATGGCTTGTTGCAAAAGATGTTTGTCTGAATAAAAGCAGAATAATAAAAGGAAAAGTAGAACGAGCAATAAATACTTGTTATTAATTGATAATTAATTTTGTCTAAAATATATTCATAAAGTGAGCCAAAATTAAAAATAAAATTCGATATAAAACAATCCTCTTCCCTTCAGGTAGGGGTAATTATCAATTATCCATTAGTGAAGTTTATATAGTCATTGCAAATAGAAACCAGACAAATTTTATTAGTTGTCGAAGTTAATAAAAGTCCTCACACTCCTGACTCCTTAAACCAAAAAACCTACGGAACTTAATTGGAATGACTATAAAAATATTGACGTTGCTCAATTGAGATATGATTTAAAAAATCTAACACTTAAAAGCTAAAAGCTAAAAGCTAAGAATAAATTACTTGTCTATTTCATATATTAAACCACCAACACCAACTAGAGAAATTATCATAAAACTCAAGTAAGTAAAATACTCCCAAAATTAAAGCCATGCGAACTATTCAAACTCAAGTTAATATAAAAAGCGATCGCGCGGTTTTAAATATTCAACTACCTGAAGATATAGAAATGGGAGAATATCAAGTAGTTATTGTCATGAATCCCCAGAAAAAAACAACTGTAATTTCCTTGAAGCATAATATTAACCAACTAGCAGGAAAAATTACCGCATTCAAGAATATAGATGCTGTAGCTTGGCAACAAGAAATTAGAGAGGAATGGGATAAAACGAAATAGCGATCGCGCCATTAATCGCAGATAACTAAAGTTTTATAATTAAAATTAATTTAGTTACAACTCTATATTTAACAGATCGCTAAAATAATTATGCTTACC
Coding sequences:
- a CDS encoding two-component response regulator; protein product: MNRILIVEDEQRIAAFVNKGLRSRGFKTTIATNAAEAIILALSNEFELGILDIGLPDRNGFEVLEELRGQGVSFPIIMLTGYDDVQDKIAGLKGGADDYMTKPFSFEELLARIEVRLRDRTKNTTQDEGVIRVGQVTLDLLTRKAKIGDREVELPAREFIMAEVFLRHPGQVMSRQQLLDLVWGYDYDPGSNIVDVYVGYLRKKLGTQIIETVRGMGYRLRT
- a CDS encoding ferripyochelin binding protein; its protein translation is MDESSCDQLGILDIANCAFIAKNATVVGNVFLDEGSSVWYSAVVRGDVEKIVVGKYSNVQDGAILHGDPGLPTIIEDYVTIGHRAVIHSAYIETGCLIGIGAIILDGVRVGAGSIVGAGSVVTKDVMARSLVMGVPATKVREVNENQAAEIKEHALKYTKLAQVHAGTGTDLGFN
- a CDS encoding ExsB family protein encodes the protein MSLEKLERIKSILQDMEQAIIAYSGGVDSTLIAKIAYDVLGDRALAVTAVSPSLLPEELIEAQAQAAEIGIKHELVETKEMDNPNYTSNPINRCYFCKSELHDTLKPLALQRGYPYIVDGVNADDLTDYRPGIQAAKERGARSPLAEVGVTKAEVRAISQTLGLPWWDKPAQPCLSSRFPYGEAITIDKLQRVGRAEIYLRQLGYQNIRVRSQADTAKIELQAQDIPQFVQQVDLSQVVKTFQDLGFIYVTLDLEGYRSGKLNQVLQ
- a CDS encoding aspartyl/asparaginyl beta-hydroxylase, whose translation is MREFIVNKLGKNLIWGLEQFLTHYSLVDTTPFLEPDQFSWVSLLESNWEVIRKELDVILNYSEQLPNFQDISTDQASLTTDNLWKTFFLYGYGIKMGRNCNYCPQTTAIVEQIPGLKTAFFSILLPGKHIPAHRGPYKGVLRAHLALKVPEAKEQCGIRVDQEVRHWEEGKCLVFDDSYEHEAWNKSNDLRVVLFLDIVRPTRFPASALNNILINLIRWSPFIQDAKRNQQIWDQRLAEVFK
- a CDS encoding type IV pilus biogenesis protein PilI homolog, producing MNLIRVLTIANNGFQEVVRDRILYFLGFFTLLLILAQRIIPEIAAGTHEKILLDFGIGAIAILSVVIAIFVGTALINKEIEKRTLLMLIPKPISRAELILGKHLGLTGVLAVMLVIMMGIYLGMLSISKIEYPTVALLIAGAYLLLELSLIVAVAILFGVFTSSILATLLSFGVYLMGHFSEDLVELGKLSKNASIESLTTSLYLVLPNLSRLDLKNDAVYGLLPSPPELINHALYGLLYTALLLIISMMVFAQKEF
- a CDS encoding type I site-specific deoxyribonuclease; this translates as MTNDQKKQLETQLWNIADSLRGKMNADEFRDYCLGFIFYKYLSERLYLYANEILSEDKLDFLAIDENSETGKEYLAAIKEECIAQLGYFLNPSELFSSLAKRALGNKGNGEEINDSEIEHSTFILDDLTQVLANIERSTMGEASEDDFDRLFEDLDLTSTKLGRTPRAKNTLIAKILVHLDKIDFRLEDSNSDVLGDAYEYLIGQFASGAGKKAGEFYTPQQVSEVLAKIVTTGKDRLKSVYDPTCGSGSLLLRVAKEVDEVAHYYGQEMNRTTYNLARMNMILHGVHYRNFDLKQEDTLESPQHPGKRFEAVVANPPFSAQWSASKLFESDDRFSQYGKLAPKSKADFAFVQHMLHHLDDNGTMAVVLPHGVLFRGAAEGDIRRYLIKDRNWLDAVIGLPANVFYGTSIPTCILVFKKRRQFAGDILFIDASAHFEKAKNQNYLRPQDIYKIVTTYRERLIEDKYSYRADLAEIAENDFNLNIPRYVDTFEEEKAIDLQVVSIALEKTQEILEIADTEINKFCRELEIPTPKGCNINLLQAYKKGVMQKIFSQQIRFKQDDGKPFPDWQKKKLGEVANFHKGKGISKDNLVDSGKLKCIRYAELYTSYNEVINHVLSSTNLDSHDLILSIENDVIIPSSGETSLEIAKAACVKISGVALGGDLNILRTKINGCFLAHYLNYYKKNEIARIAQGNTVVHLYNSHLKTINIEIPVNKEQEKIANFLTSIDKKIDAVSLQIEKIEEFKNGLLQKMFV
- a CDS encoding GAF sensor signal transduction histidine kinase, whose translation is MSDSSGSILQLQPKIMVLSNVKLLIVTSKVLDCMAIATTLEAGGINFTYDLIATQELSGNLPRQKYNAILYNYAAIVTETGVNSLSEKLQWWCHLYPHTPLILITDTLGDEQAVELIQSGVNGYVLRENLDKLPEVLQKTIINFISNQTVIAAQQDLIKQQQEKIAQLEAEKQTWLAQQQAKQEYISHLNHELRSPISSIISFATMLKEQYYGRLNTKQMQYVTLLHNVGKHMLDLVNNYLDLVKIDANKQSLELERLAVEEVCQAALFMVAEKANQKGLQLNFKLAENIDFCTADSLRLKQILVNLLSNAIKFTEKGSITLQVTLQGERIYFAVNDTGIGIAKNNLTKLFQPFPQITTHHESTGLGLTLSKKLAQLHGGDITVTSVLGKGSCFTLDIPQHQ
- a CDS encoding two-component response regulator; its protein translation is MNRILIAEDESRVAAFIAKGLQKNNFTTVVAEDGQQALEVVTSETVDLVLLDLGMPIKNGWEVLDELHQRGLKLPVIIITAYDDEQNKVLAIQKGASDYLTKPFQFKELLTKVRSHLWSFASPQLPNS
- a CDS encoding G-D-S-L family lipolytic protein, with the translated sequence MHTILTPNSAFTSSNNQILKTKLQRKQPLKVIALGDSLVYGFGDFVGGGWVERLRRQWMSPDGEGHILYNLGVRGDRVQQVTQRLEQEFTCRGELRNHAPDLILLSVGLNDSARIGKKDGRLYTDFEEFKYQLAYLLDLALSLSPVLFIGMPPVNEAKMPFLGCLYYNHFDQYRYKEATLQACQQRNIPYLDIFDLWLSRGVEWINTQLGDDGLHPNVTGYQNLFSDIMAWHLI